A stretch of Sulfitobacter sp. THAF37 DNA encodes these proteins:
- the obgE gene encoding GTPase ObgE: MKFLDLCKVYIRSGAGGGGCVSFRREKYIEFGGPDGGDGGNGGSVWAEAVDGLNTLIDFRYQQHFFAKNGQPGMGKQRTGKDGEDIVLRVPVGTEILDEDQETVLVDMTELGQRVELARGGNGGWGNLHFKSATNQAPRRSNPGQDGVERTLWLRLKLIADVGLLGLPNAGKSTFLAATSNARPKIADYPFTTLHPNLGVVGVDNAEFVVADIPGLIEGASEGRGLGDLFLGHVERCAVLLHLVDGTSETIAEDYRTIVTELEAYGGELAQKPRITVLNKVDALDEEERSNACKDLEKASGGEVMQMSGVAREGVTEVLRALRGQIDDDRLRHKPAEDVAPWQP; the protein is encoded by the coding sequence ATGAAGTTTCTCGACCTGTGCAAAGTCTATATCCGCTCCGGCGCGGGCGGGGGCGGTTGCGTGTCTTTCCGGCGCGAGAAATACATCGAATTCGGTGGTCCCGACGGTGGCGACGGCGGCAACGGCGGATCGGTCTGGGCCGAAGCGGTGGACGGTTTGAACACGTTGATCGACTTTCGCTACCAGCAGCATTTCTTTGCCAAGAACGGCCAGCCCGGCATGGGCAAACAGCGCACCGGCAAGGACGGCGAAGACATTGTCCTGCGGGTTCCCGTGGGCACCGAGATTCTGGATGAGGACCAGGAGACCGTCCTGGTGGACATGACCGAACTGGGCCAGCGGGTTGAACTGGCGCGGGGCGGCAACGGCGGCTGGGGCAACCTGCATTTCAAATCCGCAACCAACCAGGCACCGCGGCGGTCGAATCCAGGACAGGACGGGGTCGAACGCACGCTCTGGCTGCGGCTGAAGCTGATTGCGGACGTGGGGCTGTTGGGCCTGCCAAACGCGGGCAAGTCCACCTTCCTTGCCGCGACATCCAACGCGCGACCCAAGATCGCGGATTATCCGTTTACCACGCTGCACCCGAACCTGGGTGTGGTCGGCGTGGACAATGCAGAATTCGTGGTCGCGGATATCCCGGGACTGATCGAAGGCGCGTCCGAAGGCCGCGGGCTGGGGGATCTGTTCCTGGGCCACGTGGAACGGTGCGCGGTGCTTCTGCATCTGGTCGACGGAACCTCCGAAACCATCGCCGAGGATTACCGCACCATCGTCACCGAACTGGAAGCCTACGGCGGCGAACTTGCCCAGAAGCCCCGCATCACGGTGTTGAACAAAGTTGATGCTTTGGATGAAGAAGAGCGTTCAAACGCTTGTAAAGACTTGGAAAAGGCCAGCGGAGGTGAGGTCATGCAGATGTCCGGCGTTGCCCGCGAAGGTGTGACCGAGGTGCTGCGGGCCCTGCGCGGACAGATCGACGACGACCGTCTGCGCCACAAACCTGCGGAAGATGTCGCGCCATGGCAACCCTGA
- the proB gene encoding glutamate 5-kinase, translating into MATLSAAKRIVVKIGSALLVDRQTGQLRAEWLLALAEDVRWLKGLGADVVLVSSGSIALGRGVLGLPPTALPLEQSQAAAAVGQIRLARAYEEALQPHGITTAQVLVTLEDSADRRRYLNSRATMETLLGLGVVPIVNENDTVATDEIRYGDNDRLAAQIAVTVGADQLILLSDVDGFYSGNPATDTGATRYPTIDRITPEIEQMAGDAGSGLSKGGMKTKLLAARTATSAGCAMAITEGSVLRPLRALQDGANATWFTAQSDPQAARKRWIAAMKPRGSVMLDAGAVQAMARGKSLLPAGITAVTGSFERGDSISMLDPQGHSIGTGLSRYSAAEALQIKGHQSARIEEILGYPGRAALIHRDDMAL; encoded by the coding sequence ATGGCAACCCTGAGCGCCGCGAAACGGATTGTTGTCAAGATCGGTTCGGCCCTTCTGGTGGACCGCCAGACCGGGCAGCTGCGTGCCGAATGGCTGCTGGCGCTGGCCGAAGATGTGCGCTGGCTCAAGGGGTTGGGCGCCGATGTTGTTTTGGTGTCGTCAGGTTCCATCGCGCTGGGTCGCGGTGTGCTGGGCCTGCCACCGACAGCCCTGCCGCTGGAGCAATCCCAGGCCGCCGCTGCGGTCGGGCAGATCCGGCTGGCCCGCGCCTATGAGGAAGCCTTGCAACCTCATGGCATTACCACCGCGCAAGTGCTTGTGACACTTGAAGATTCCGCAGATCGCCGCCGATACCTCAACAGCCGGGCGACGATGGAGACGCTGCTGGGGCTGGGTGTGGTACCCATCGTGAACGAGAACGACACCGTTGCCACGGATGAAATCCGCTATGGCGACAACGACCGGCTGGCGGCCCAGATCGCTGTGACAGTCGGGGCGGACCAGTTGATCCTGTTGTCCGACGTGGATGGCTTCTATTCCGGCAATCCTGCGACCGACACGGGCGCAACGCGCTATCCCACGATCGACCGGATCACCCCCGAGATCGAGCAGATGGCCGGGGACGCAGGCTCCGGGTTGTCGAAGGGCGGGATGAAGACCAAGCTGCTGGCCGCCCGCACTGCCACATCGGCAGGCTGCGCGATGGCGATTACCGAAGGTTCCGTGCTGCGGCCCTTGCGGGCGCTGCAGGACGGCGCCAACGCCACATGGTTCACGGCCCAATCGGACCCGCAGGCGGCCCGCAAACGCTGGATCGCGGCGATGAAGCCGCGGGGGTCCGTGATGCTGGACGCCGGTGCCGTGCAGGCGATGGCGCGTGGCAAATCCCTGCTGCCCGCCGGGATCACCGCCGTGACAGGCAGTTTCGAACGGGGCGACAGCATTTCAATGCTGGACCCGCAGGGCCACAGTATCGGCACGGGCCTTTCACGCTATTCCGCGGCAGAAGCATTGCAGATCAAGGGCCATCAGAGCGCCCGGATCGAAGAGATCCTCGGCTACCCGGGCCGGGCGGCTTTGATTCATCGCGACGATATGGCACTCTGA
- a CDS encoding glutamate-5-semialdehyde dehydrogenase: protein MKDMENIPGLMADIGKRAKAAAAQLAYVTAETKTRALNAAADAVWAARADILAANGKDLEYGREKGLSDAMMDRLMLDEGRIQGMVDGLRSVAAQDDPVGETLAEWDQPSGLNIRRVRTPLGVIGVIYESRPNVTADAGALCLKAGNTVILRGGSESFHSARAIHGCLQEGLRQAGLPEDAVQLVPTRDRAAVSEMLTMTDTIDVIVPRGGKGLVGLVQREARVPVFSHLEGIVHIYIDAAADPEKALRIVLNAKTRRTGICGAAECLLIHRDVADTIGQGIIRALIDAGVEMRVDPALAGIDGTVPAGEDDWGREYLDMIMAARVVDDVEDAIAHIRSYGSNHTDCIVTEDATAVRTFMERLDSAILMHNASTQFADGGEFGMGAEIGIATGKMHARGPVGAAQLTSFKYIVTGDGSVRG from the coding sequence ATGAAAGATATGGAAAACATACCCGGTTTGATGGCGGATATCGGCAAACGGGCCAAGGCAGCGGCGGCGCAGCTTGCCTATGTCACAGCCGAAACGAAGACCCGGGCGCTGAATGCTGCCGCCGATGCCGTCTGGGCCGCGCGGGCGGATATTCTGGCCGCCAACGGCAAGGATCTGGAATATGGCCGGGAAAAGGGCCTGTCCGACGCCATGATGGACCGTCTGATGCTGGACGAAGGGCGCATTCAGGGCATGGTCGACGGGCTGCGCAGCGTGGCCGCGCAGGATGACCCGGTGGGCGAGACGCTGGCGGAATGGGACCAGCCTTCGGGGTTGAACATACGGCGCGTGCGGACCCCACTGGGCGTGATCGGCGTGATTTACGAGAGCCGGCCCAACGTGACCGCAGACGCCGGTGCGCTCTGCCTCAAGGCGGGAAACACGGTGATACTGCGGGGCGGGTCGGAGAGCTTTCATTCCGCCCGCGCGATCCACGGCTGCCTGCAGGAAGGGCTCCGTCAGGCCGGGCTGCCGGAAGATGCGGTGCAATTGGTGCCGACCCGCGACCGGGCCGCCGTCTCTGAGATGCTGACCATGACCGATACCATCGACGTGATTGTACCGCGTGGCGGCAAGGGTCTCGTCGGACTGGTCCAGCGCGAAGCACGGGTGCCGGTTTTTTCACATCTCGAAGGCATCGTGCATATCTACATCGACGCGGCCGCAGATCCGGAAAAGGCGCTTCGGATCGTGCTGAACGCCAAGACGCGGCGCACGGGCATCTGCGGCGCGGCGGAATGCCTGCTGATCCACCGCGACGTGGCGGACACCATCGGTCAGGGGATCATTCGGGCATTGATCGACGCGGGCGTCGAAATGCGCGTCGATCCGGCGCTGGCCGGGATCGACGGCACGGTGCCTGCTGGCGAGGACGACTGGGGGCGCGAATATCTGGATATGATCATGGCCGCCCGCGTGGTGGATGATGTGGAGGACGCTATCGCCCACATCCGCAGCTATGGGTCCAACCACACCGATTGTATCGTGACCGAGGATGCAACGGCGGTGCGCACCTTTATGGAGCGGCTGGATTCCGCAATCCTGATGCACAACGCCTCGACCCAGTTCGCCGATGGCGGTGAATTCGGCATGGGGGCCGAGATCGGCATCGCGACGGGCAAGATGCACGCCCGCGGACCTGTGGGTGCGGCGCAGCTGACGTCGTTCAAGTACATCGTCACCGGCGACGGCAGCGTCCGCGGCTAG
- a CDS encoding histidine phosphotransferase family protein: MRSAQLDLAALIGSRICHDLISPIGAINNGLELLEMAGGASAGPEIALIGESVGNASARIRFFRVAFGAAGNQMMGASEVHSILRDLYDGTRLSVDWQPDQPQPRARVQLAFLAMLCLESALPYGGQITVAQDDDRWRLSAAADKLKVDHALWDLLAPGCNRDGLQPAHVQFALLPIIAADMGRQVGYRATNNTVTVEF; this comes from the coding sequence ATGCGGAGCGCGCAGTTGGATTTGGCCGCGTTGATCGGCAGTCGCATCTGTCACGATCTGATATCGCCAATCGGCGCGATCAACAACGGGCTGGAGCTGTTGGAAATGGCAGGGGGTGCCTCGGCGGGGCCCGAAATTGCGTTGATCGGCGAAAGCGTCGGCAATGCCTCTGCGCGGATCCGGTTCTTCCGGGTCGCCTTTGGTGCCGCGGGCAACCAGATGATGGGCGCATCCGAAGTTCATTCGATCCTGCGCGACCTCTATGACGGGACGCGGCTGAGCGTTGACTGGCAGCCGGATCAGCCACAGCCCCGCGCCCGCGTGCAGCTTGCCTTTTTGGCGATGCTCTGCCTGGAAAGCGCCCTGCCCTATGGCGGCCAGATCACTGTGGCACAGGACGACGATCGCTGGCGGCTGAGCGCCGCCGCCGACAAGCTCAAGGTCGATCATGCGCTCTGGGACCTGCTGGCACCGGGTTGCAACCGCGACGGTCTGCAACCGGCCCATGTGCAATTCGCACTGCTGCCGATCATCGCCGCCGACATGGGCCGGCAGGTCGGCTACCGCGCCACAAACAACACCGTCACCGTCGAATTCTAG
- a CDS encoding DUF3553 domain-containing protein translates to MDDLNALLTPGMLVTHPGRPEWGVGQVQSNIGGKVTVNFRDEGKVVIDSFRIGLMPVFDDP, encoded by the coding sequence ATGGACGATCTCAATGCGCTGCTGACGCCCGGCATGCTCGTGACCCATCCCGGGCGTCCCGAGTGGGGCGTCGGACAGGTGCAAAGCAACATCGGCGGGAAAGTAACGGTGAACTTCAGGGATGAGGGCAAGGTAGTCATTGACTCTTTTCGGATCGGATTGATGCCGGTCTTTGATGACCCATGA
- a CDS encoding GNAT family N-acetyltransferase encodes MDQAVVTDFSVSLAGSQADLEAAQRLRYDVFVTELGGKGALVDHERKLERDHLDPFFDHLLLTDNRTGSVVGVYRLMRAERAAQAGGFYSESEYDLSPLLRSGRKLLELGRSCLKRDYRGGIGMHVLWAALADYVRAHEVEVLFGVASFHGTDLDRLAAPLSLLHERHLAPPDLRVRALEKSFQNMNLIDHSQLDRKAAMRQVPSLIKAYLRLGGCVGEGAYVDHAFNTVDVCLILDTSRINARGARFYGGGPA; translated from the coding sequence ATGGATCAGGCAGTTGTGACAGATTTCTCGGTCAGCCTCGCAGGTTCACAGGCAGACCTGGAGGCGGCGCAGCGTCTGCGCTATGATGTTTTCGTCACCGAATTGGGCGGCAAAGGTGCCCTGGTAGATCACGAACGGAAGCTGGAGCGCGATCATCTCGATCCGTTCTTCGACCATCTGCTGCTGACCGACAACAGGACCGGCAGCGTCGTCGGCGTCTATCGGCTGATGCGCGCAGAGCGTGCGGCGCAAGCGGGTGGGTTCTATTCCGAATCCGAATACGACCTGTCTCCGCTGTTAAGATCGGGCCGCAAGCTATTGGAATTGGGTCGTTCCTGCCTGAAGCGTGATTACCGCGGCGGGATCGGGATGCACGTTCTGTGGGCGGCGCTGGCGGATTATGTAAGAGCGCATGAGGTGGAGGTTCTTTTTGGGGTCGCCAGCTTTCACGGGACGGACCTCGACCGGCTCGCGGCACCGTTGAGCCTGTTGCACGAACGCCATCTGGCACCGCCTGACCTGCGGGTGAGGGCGCTTGAAAAATCGTTTCAAAACATGAACCTGATTGACCATTCTCAACTGGATCGCAAGGCGGCGATGCGCCAGGTGCCAAGCCTGATCAAGGCGTATCTCCGTCTCGGCGGCTGCGTGGGCGAGGGGGCCTATGTGGATCACGCGTTCAATACCGTGGATGTCTGCCTGATCCTCGACACCAGTCGGATCAACGCGCGGGGCGCCCGGTTTTACGGTGGCGGTCCGGCATGA
- a CDS encoding 1-acyl-sn-glycerol-3-phosphate acyltransferase, translating into MTTAWDSGVPPAYPRITAMGWLRVVLRMLALVATVSGGLLIKLVLRAVEWPLCGTHRPVTPYVTQIVCRLSLRIIGLRHTTFGMPMSGRGAVVANHSSWLDIFVLNAGKRVYFVSKSEVARWPGIGWLARATGTVFIERNPARAREQTALFQDRLLAGHKLLFFPEGTSTDGRQVLPFKTTLFQSFFAPDLREEIAVQPVSVIYHAPPGAEARFYGWWGDMDFGTHLVHTLAPARQGRVDVVYHPPVRICDMPNRKALAQACETAVRAGHHDRLGPS; encoded by the coding sequence ATGACAACCGCATGGGACAGCGGCGTGCCACCGGCCTATCCGCGGATCACGGCGATGGGCTGGTTGCGGGTCGTCCTGCGGATGCTGGCGCTGGTGGCCACAGTGTCCGGGGGGCTGCTGATCAAACTGGTCCTGCGGGCGGTGGAATGGCCGCTTTGCGGAACGCACCGGCCTGTGACCCCCTATGTGACACAGATCGTCTGCCGCCTTTCGCTGCGGATCATCGGGCTGCGCCATACCACCTTCGGCATGCCGATGTCTGGCCGCGGCGCCGTCGTGGCCAACCATTCCTCATGGCTGGACATATTCGTGCTGAACGCGGGCAAGCGGGTGTATTTCGTGTCAAAGTCCGAAGTCGCGCGCTGGCCCGGCATCGGGTGGCTCGCCCGGGCGACCGGCACCGTTTTCATCGAAAGGAACCCGGCCCGCGCCCGCGAACAGACGGCGCTGTTTCAGGACCGGCTGCTGGCGGGGCACAAACTGCTGTTCTTTCCCGAAGGCACCAGCACCGACGGACGGCAGGTGCTGCCGTTCAAGACCACGCTGTTCCAGAGCTTTTTCGCGCCAGACCTGCGGGAAGAGATCGCGGTGCAGCCTGTCAGTGTGATCTATCATGCGCCGCCGGGGGCGGAAGCGCGGTTTTATGGCTGGTGGGGCGACATGGACTTTGGCACGCACCTTGTGCACACGCTGGCGCCAGCCAGGCAGGGCAGGGTTGACGTGGTCTACCACCCGCCGGTGCGGATATGCGACATGCCGAACCGCAAGGCACTGGCGCAGGCCTGCGAAACTGCCGTGCGCGCGGGACACCACGACCGGCTGGGCCCGTCGTGA
- a CDS encoding PA14 domain-containing protein: MLKRTALLVGLVLAGPALSQTLTPASPQPSGLKQGLAVDYAYYGVRTLADAKGKLDRAKAGPPLQGLSYLDSDPGDKALTSTSAEKVLAAISGYIKFDAPGSYDLEFISNDGLEASIGGQQVAFFDGVHGCESAGVTTVEVPQAGWYEIEATYFQRKGTSCLLMDWGQSGNMEPVPDSAFGYK; encoded by the coding sequence ATGCTGAAACGCACCGCACTTCTGGTCGGCCTGGTGCTGGCGGGGCCTGCGCTCTCTCAGACGCTGACGCCCGCGTCGCCGCAGCCTTCCGGTCTGAAACAGGGCCTTGCCGTCGATTACGCCTATTACGGTGTGCGCACATTGGCCGATGCCAAGGGCAAGCTGGACCGCGCCAAGGCCGGGCCGCCGCTGCAGGGGCTGTCCTATCTCGACTCCGATCCGGGTGACAAGGCGCTGACATCGACCAGCGCTGAAAAGGTGCTGGCTGCCATCAGCGGCTACATCAAGTTCGACGCACCGGGCAGCTATGATCTGGAATTCATCAGCAACGACGGGCTGGAGGCCAGCATCGGCGGTCAGCAGGTGGCGTTCTTCGACGGGGTGCACGGATGCGAATCCGCCGGTGTCACCACGGTCGAGGTGCCCCAGGCCGGCTGGTACGAGATCGAGGCGACGTATTTCCAGCGCAAGGGCACGTCCTGCCTGCTGATGGACTGGGGCCAGTCGGGCAACATGGAGCCGGTGCCGGACAGCGCCTTCGGCTACAAGTGA
- the rpsB gene encoding 30S ribosomal protein S2, whose protein sequence is MALPEFSMRQLLEAGVHFGHQTQRWNPRMGPFIYGARNGIHIMDLTQTVPMLDQALQVIRDTVAKGGSVLFVGTKRQAQQPIAEAAEKCAQYYMNHRWLGGTLTNWQTVSQSINRLKSIDEQSERGFEGLTKKERLGMERDQAKLEASLGGIREMGGRPDLLFVIDVRKEQLAVAEANKLGIPVVAVVDTNCSPDGIDYIIPGNDDAARAISMYCDLASRAALDGMSAQLGAAGVDIGAMEEAPAEEALTEESTGVEVGNASSETVSNDAMAKDAPYDLESKKETVAKADEKADS, encoded by the coding sequence ATGGCTCTTCCTGAGTTCTCCATGCGCCAGCTGCTTGAAGCAGGCGTACACTTCGGCCACCAGACGCAGCGTTGGAACCCCCGCATGGGTCCGTTCATCTACGGCGCGCGCAACGGCATCCACATCATGGATCTGACGCAGACTGTTCCCATGCTGGACCAGGCCCTGCAGGTCATCCGCGACACCGTCGCCAAGGGCGGCAGCGTCCTGTTTGTCGGCACCAAGCGTCAGGCGCAGCAGCCCATCGCCGAAGCCGCCGAGAAATGCGCGCAGTACTACATGAACCACCGCTGGCTGGGCGGCACGCTGACCAACTGGCAGACGGTGTCCCAGTCCATCAACCGGCTGAAGTCCATCGACGAACAATCCGAGCGCGGCTTTGAAGGGCTGACCAAGAAAGAGCGCCTGGGCATGGAACGCGACCAGGCCAAGCTGGAAGCATCGCTTGGCGGTATCCGCGAAATGGGTGGCCGCCCGGACCTGCTGTTCGTGATCGACGTCCGCAAGGAACAGCTGGCCGTCGCCGAAGCGAACAAGCTGGGCATCCCGGTCGTGGCCGTGGTCGACACCAACTGCTCGCCTGACGGCATCGACTATATCATCCCGGGCAACGACGACGCGGCCCGCGCCATCTCGATGTACTGCGACCTGGCGTCCCGTGCCGCACTTGACGGCATGTCGGCCCAGCTGGGCGCGGCAGGTGTCGACATCGGCGCCATGGAAGAAGCCCCGGCCGAAGAAGCCCTGACAGAGGAAAGCACCGGCGTCGAAGTCGGCAATGCCTCGTCCGAGACGGTGTCGAACGACGCGATGGCAAAAGACGCGCCCTATGACCTGGAATCCAAGAAGGAAACCGTGGCCAAGGCGGACGAGAAGGCCGACAGCTGA
- the tsf gene encoding translation elongation factor Ts, which produces MAITASMVKELRDSTGAGMMDAKKALTENDGDMEAAVDWLRTKGLAKAAKKSGRTAAEGLVAVKVEGGHGVAVEVNSETDFVGKNADFQKMVAGIANVAVKATDIDALKAADMGGKSVEQTVTDAVAVIGENMSVRRMASVDGDTVVSYVHNAAAPDMGKIGVLVAMTGGDEAFGRQVAMHIAAVNPASLSEDDLDPAVVEKEKQVQMDIARESGKPEQVIEKMIEGRMKKYMSEVTLLNQSFVVNPDLTVGDAAKEAGATITAFVRLEVGEGIEVVKEDFAAEVAKAAKG; this is translated from the coding sequence ATGGCAATCACAGCATCTATGGTAAAAGAACTGCGCGACAGCACCGGCGCAGGCATGATGGACGCCAAAAAGGCGCTGACCGAAAATGACGGCGACATGGAAGCTGCCGTCGATTGGCTGCGCACCAAGGGTCTGGCCAAAGCGGCCAAGAAATCCGGCCGCACCGCCGCCGAGGGTCTGGTGGCCGTCAAGGTCGAGGGCGGCCACGGCGTCGCGGTCGAGGTGAACTCCGAGACCGACTTCGTCGGCAAGAACGCCGACTTCCAGAAAATGGTCGCCGGCATCGCCAACGTGGCGGTCAAGGCAACCGACATCGACGCGCTGAAGGCGGCTGACATGGGCGGCAAATCCGTCGAGCAGACGGTCACGGACGCGGTTGCCGTGATCGGCGAGAACATGTCGGTGCGCCGGATGGCAAGCGTGGACGGCGACACCGTGGTGTCCTACGTGCACAATGCCGCGGCCCCCGACATGGGCAAGATCGGCGTGCTGGTCGCGATGACCGGCGGCGACGAAGCCTTTGGCCGTCAGGTCGCGATGCACATCGCGGCGGTGAACCCCGCGTCGCTGTCCGAGGATGACCTGGACCCCGCCGTCGTGGAAAAGGAAAAGCAGGTGCAGATGGACATTGCCCGCGAAAGCGGCAAGCCCGAGCAGGTCATCGAAAAGATGATCGAAGGCCGGATGAAGAAATACATGTCCGAAGTGACCCTGCTGAACCAGTCCTTCGTGGTGAACCCCGATCTGACGGTGGGCGACGCCGCCAAGGAAGCAGGCGCCACGATCACCGCATTTGTCCGGCTGGAAGTCGGCGAAGGTATCGAGGTGGTCAA